AACTGGTTCGTGATGCATACTTGCTCAAAGCGCACACCCGAATGGCGGCGCCGATAGTAAGCTTCGCCGGCGACGACCTCTTTGACGGCATCTCAGCCGAGCATGGCCCCATCCTTGCCCGGGCTCTTAGCCTGCACCAGCTGTCCGCGGTCTCCCGAGATGGCAACGACATCCACTCCATAGCCCTTGGTACTCGGCGTGCGATAGGTTTCGTGACCCTGCTTTACCCACAGGACGCCGGTCAGGCATTCGAAGTGCTGTCCGCCCATGCGCAGCGCCATGTCCAACGTGAACCATTGTTAATCTCGAAGAGATTAACAATACGAGACGCCAGTCTATCCTGCCTCCAAAAACCAACCCCAAAGACACTGCTTTCAATACTCTCGAGCCGAGTCTAATGACGCTTGCATAGGTATCAGCGCAATATCCCGGACGCCACTCGACGGCACACTGCTACCTGCGTCGCAGCCGCGCTAAGGATCCTATGCAGTCACTGCACCGACGACGCGACGACACCCGCGCTATCCGGCTATGCGGCAGCGATGCTTCTTTTCAGGCTCATTTTGGAGGCGTACATGTATCAGCAAACGGTCGATGTGGCGGTTGAACGCCGTGCGTCGAGCAATCGTGCCGACGTTCGGTTCCTCAGACTTAAGGAAGTGCTCGCCATCTGCGGCAAGTCGCGAAGTAGCGTCTACGACGCAATCAAAAAAGGTGACTTCCCAAAACCGGTAAAGCTCAGCGGCAGGTCGTCCGCGTGGATCAAGAGCGAAGTGGAACAGTGGGCTGTCGAATGCATTCGCGCCAGCCGACGGGATTCAAGGCCTTGAGCTACGGGCCGTCGACTATGAACGAACGCCGCGTCCGAATGGATGCGGCGCGATTCGTCGCCTTCATGCTGCCCCTACGGGTTCTGGTACGGACGCATGACGTTCGCCACCCTGCAGATTTCGGCGTCGTGCCATAGTTCATCTATCGTGGCGTGCTTGCCGTTCCAAGCCTCGCGCAGCGCTTCGAGAGCGACATCGAGACCGATCTTATTGCTCAAGAATTCTGTCGTCTGGTGGTTTATCTCGCCAGCCATACAAAATCTAGGCAGCTATCCATATTTGCCGAGCTTTTGTGCAGAATATCGGCCGGAGTAAGGCAAACAGGTCAAGTGTTCGTCATGACGAACACTCGGATTTCGTCATGACGAAATTCCTCCTTGCGCCCTTGTTGGAAGTTGCACCAATGAAACAAAATGTGGATATTGAACAGTTCCACATTACAATGGCAGTTAGCTCAACAGCAAGGGCAACAGCCGATGTCCGCAATCCTCTATTACGAACAGCACGCAACCCGGCTGGTGACGCAGTACGAGTCGCTGTCATTTGAAGACGTCCACGCGGACCTGATGGCTGTACTGCCGGCGCCGGGAAGTACGGTTCTCGATATCGGCGCAGGTTCCGGCCGCGACGCGGCGTGGCTCGCGGCAAAGGGATACGACGTCGTGGCCGTCGAGCCGTCCGAGGCCATGCTCGCCCACGCGCGCGCTAAACACGCATCGAACCGGATCCAATGGCTTTCCGACAGCCTGCCTGACCTCGCAAGGGTCCGCCGCCTCGGCCTGAGCTTCGACCTCATTCTGCTGTCCGCCGTCTGGATGCAAATCCCTCCAGCGGCGCGCCAGCGCGCGTTGCGCAAGCTGGTGACGCTGCTGGCGCCGAAAGGACGTATCGCGATCAGCCTCCGGCTCGGCGCGCCCGAGACCGAACGCGCGATGTACGAGGTCTCGCTGCCGGAACTGGCCGGCCTTGCCCAGCAATTCGGGCTGCGCATCGTCCACACCAGCGACAGTCAGGACAAGCTGGGACGGAGCGAGGTGTCGT
This genomic stretch from Massilia putida harbors:
- a CDS encoding restriction endonuclease; translated protein: MALRMGGQHFECLTGVLWVKQGHETYRTPSTKGYGVDVVAISGDRGQLVQAKSPGKDGAMLG
- a CDS encoding helix-turn-helix transcriptional regulator, coding for MYQQTVDVAVERRASSNRADVRFLRLKEVLAICGKSRSSVYDAIKKGDFPKPVKLSGRSSAWIKSEVEQWAVECIRASRRDSRP